The following are encoded together in the Lathyrus oleraceus cultivar Zhongwan6 chromosome 3, CAAS_Psat_ZW6_1.0, whole genome shotgun sequence genome:
- the LOC127126561 gene encoding F-box protein SKIP24 — MVSLPDELWSRILEIGIGNSTLTYKDLCCVSITSRLLRRLSSEHSLWNRLLSSDFPLSPSYFPSSSSSSSKSLYKLRFEIDKERKIAAHKRAILRKESQISEHSRRLHDIQKLVSQEKIKAIQTSHEFSHLLRVREASVALNVWQPEVVRGRQKQMVEQCGVPAESRIRTLEMELKLCKQQIMGLEKSHRDEKRRLDAAKKELESMKYHPLQEKKRVSGGENERIVKQKKLKNCNSLREKQYKTQ, encoded by the exons ATGGTTTCTCTCCCTGACGAACTTTGGAGCAGAATTCTCGAAATCGGTATCGGAAACAGCACTTTGACCTACAAGGACCTCTGCTGCGTCTCCATCACATCCCGTCTCCTTCGACGCCTCTCCTCCGAACACTCTCTTTGGAACCGCCTTCTCTCCTCCGACTTCCCTCTTTCACCTTCTTATTTTCCTTCTTCTTCATCGTCTTCTTCCAAATCCCTTTATAAACTCAG GTTTGAGATAGACAAGGAGAGGAAAATAGCAGCTCATAAGAGGGCTATACTGAGAAAAGAAAGCCAGATTTCCGAACATTCTAGAAGGCTCCATGATATTCAGAAACTCGTGTCTCAAGAAAAAATCAAAGCTATTCAAACTTCTCATGAGTTCTCACATTTGCTTAGGGTCAG AGAAGCTTCTGTAGCTTTGAATGTATGGCAACCCGAGGTTGTCCGGGGTCGGCAAAAGCAGATGGTGGAACAATGTGGTGTGCCCGCCGAATCTCGGATCCGTACGCTGGAGATGGAACTTAAGCTTTGTAAGCAGCAGATTATGGGGTTGGAGAAGTCTCAT AGAGACGAAAAACGCAGGCTTGATGCTGCAAAAAAAGAGTTGGAATCTATGAAGTATCATCCTCTCCAGGAGAAGAAGCGCGTGAGTGGAGGGGAGAATGAACGGATCGTCAAGCAAAAGAAGTTGAAAAACTGCAATAGCT TGCGTGAAAAACAATACAAAACACAATGA
- the LOC127126562 gene encoding probable histone H2B.3, translating into MAPTKAEKKPAEKKPAAEKSPAEKKPKAEKKISKEGGSDKKKKKSKKSVETYKIYIFKVLKQVHPDIGVSSKAMGIMNSFINDIFEKLAQESSRLARYNKKPTITSREIQTAVRLVLPGELAKHAVSEGTKAVTKFTSS; encoded by the coding sequence ATGGCTCCAACAAAGGCCGAGAAGAAGCCAGCCGAGAAGAAACCCGCAGCAGAGAAATCCCCTGCAGAGAAGAAACCTAAGGCTGAGAAGAAGATCTCGAAGGAAGGAGGAAGCgacaagaagaagaagaaatccAAGAAGAGCGTTGAGACCTACAAGATCTACATCTTCAAGGTTTTGAAACAGGTTCATCCTGATATCGGAGTCTCCAGCAAGGCTATGGGAATCATGAATAGTTTCATCAACGACATCTTCGAGAAACTAGCTCAAGAATCCTCTCGTTTGGCTAGGTATAACAAGAAGCCAACTATTACTTCAAGGGAGATTCAAACCGCTGTTAGATTGGTACTTCCTGGTGAATTGGCCAAACACGCCGTTTCCGAGGGTACAAAGGCCGTCACCAAATTCACCAGTTCTTGA